One stretch of Anolis carolinensis isolate JA03-04 chromosome 3, rAnoCar3.1.pri, whole genome shotgun sequence DNA includes these proteins:
- the slitrk3 gene encoding SLIT and NTRK-like protein 3 isoform X3, whose protein sequence is MKSPTTDPPRKRRMLWIILLSTIAVAWTTPIPLIEDSEEIEEPCFDPCYCEVKESLFHIHCDNKGFINISQITESWSRPFKLYLQRNSMRRLYTNSFLHLNNAVSINLGNNALQDIQIGAFNGLKILKRLYLHENKLDIFRNDTFLGLESLEYLQADYNVIKRIESGAFRNLSKLRVLILNDNLIPMLPTNLFKSVSLTHLDLRGNRLKVLSYRGMLDHIGRSLMEIQLEENPWNCTCEIVQLKSWLERIPYTALVGDITCETPFHFHGKDLREIKRNKLCPMLSDSELVSIGVPQLPSSKENAWPTKPSSMLSSFHFTASSVEYKTSIKQPKPTKQPRAHKPPPTPRGLYPGPNQAPVAAYQTRPPIPIICPTGCSCNLHINDLGLTVNCKERGFHNISELLPRPVNAKKLYLSGNLIQKIYRSDFWNFSSLDLLHLGNNRISYVQDGAFINLPNLKSLYLNGNDIEKLTPGMFRGLQSLHYLYFEYNQIREIQPAAFSLMPNLKLLFLNDNLLRTLPTDAFAGTSLARLNLRNNKFRYLPVAGVLEHLNAIVQIDLKLNPWDCTCDLVPLKQWIETISSVIVVGDVLCASPENLTNRDIRSVELEMLCPEMLHAAAASPAPPALGHPSPTSPSPYELPPDGGGPVPLSVLILSLLVLFFSAVFIAAGLFAFVLRRRRKKLPFRNKQRQEALDLTGIQVQCHHLFEEGGGGGSVGISASPEKAPPVGHVYDYIPHPVTQMCNNPIYKPREEDEVVAEEPGQAGDMLLGGGGGSCAGEQFADPAKDSGSSSCYRTLLEKEKEWRLAVSSSQLNTIVTTNHHPHPHPHPHPPGGGIGGGLPLMGELALVPPVFHHEKNGGVVLFPPSGAVLDSRERPPLAPPCTVGFVDCLYGTVPKLKELHVHPPGMQYPDLQQDARLKETLLFSADDGHEVERGTS, encoded by the exons ATGAAGTCTCCAACAACCGATCCACCCCGTAAAAGAAGGATGCTGTGGATTATTCTTCTAAGCACAATTGCTGTAGCATGGACTACCCCTATTCCCTTGATAGAAGACTCGGAGGAAATTGAGGAACCTTGCTTTGATCCCTGTTACTGTGAAGTCAAAGAAAGCCTTTTTCATATACACTGCGACAACAAGGGATTTATAAATATTAGTCAGATAACGGAGTCGTGGTCAAGACCTTTCAAACTTTACCTGCAGAGAAACTCTATGAGGAGATTATATACCAACAGTTTTCTCCATTTGAACAATGCTGTTTCTATTAACCTTGGGAACAATGCATTACAAGACATTCAGATAGGAGCCTTTAATGGGCTCAAAATTCTGAAAAGATTGTACCTGCATGAGAACAAATTAGACATTTTCAGAAACGATACTTTCCTGGGATTGGAAAGTCTGGAATATCTGCAGGCAGATTATAATGTCATTAAGCGGATTGAAAGTGGGGCATTTCGAAATCTCAGCAAACTTCGGGTCCTTATCTTAAATGACAACCTTATTCCCATGCTGCCCACCAATTTATTTAAATCTGTGTCTTTAACTCACTTGGACTTGCGTGGAAACAGATTGAAAGTGCTTTCCTACCGAGGAATGCTGGACCATATTGGCAGGAGCTTGATGGAAATCCAGTTGGAAGAGAATCCTTGGAACTGTACTTGTGAAATTGTTCAGCTAAAAAGCTGGCTTGAGCGCATCCCTTATACTGCCCTTGTGGGAGACATAACCTGTGAGACTCCTTTCCACTTCCATGGTAAGGACCTGagagaaattaaaagaaataaactGTGCCCTATGCTATCTGACTCAGAACTGGTCAGCATTGGTGTTCCTCAGCTGCCATCGAGCAAGGAGAATGCATGGCCTACTAAGCCTTCTTCCATGTTGTCCTCCTTCCACTTCACTGCTTCCTCTGTTGAATACAAAACTTCTATTAAACAGCCCAAACCTACAAAACAGCCCAGGGCACACAAGCCACCCCCTACACCTCGAGGCCTGTACCCTGGGCCCAACCAAGCTCCTGTTGCTGCGTATCAGACTAGGCCTCCTATCCCCATCATATGCCCTACTGGCTGCTCCTGCAATTTGCACATCAATGATTTGGGTCTAACTGTTAACTGCAAGGAAAGAGGGTTCCACAATATTTCTGAGCTCCTTCCCAGACCTGTCAATGCCAAGAAATTGTACCTGAGTGGAAATTTGATACAGAAAATTTACCGTTCAGATTTCTggaatttttcttccttggatCTCCTGCATCTTGGGAACAATCGAATCTCCTATGTGCAGGATGGGGCTTTTATTAATCTGCCCAATTTAAAGAGTCTGTACTTAAATGGCAATGACATCGAGAAGCTGACTCCAGGCATGTTTAGAGGTTTGCAGAGCTTGCATTACCTGTACTTCGAGTACAATCAGATCAGGGAGATCCAGCCTGCCGCCTTCAGTCTCATGCCCAACCTGAAGCTGCTCTTTCTCAATGACAATCTTCTGAGGACCCTGCCTACTGATGCCTTTGCTGGCACCTCCTTGGCCAGGCTCAACCTGAGGAACAACAAATTCCGGTACTTGCCTGTGGCTGGTGTGCTGGAACACCTCAATGCCATTGTACAGATTGACCTGAAGCTCAACCCTTGGGATTGCACATGTGACCTAGTGCCTCTCAAGCAATGGATTGAGACCATCAGCTCTGTCATTGTTGTGGGGGATGTTCTTTGTGCCAGCCCAGAGAACCTCACCAACAGAGATATACGCTCTGTGGAGCTGGAGATGTTGTGCCCAGAGATGTTGCATGCTGCCGCTGCCTCACCAGCCCCTCCAGCGTTGGGCCACCCCAGCCCCACAAGTCCCTCACCTTATGAGCTCCCTCCAGATGGAGGAGGTCCGGTCCCTCTCTCTGTGCTCATTCTTAGTCTACTCGTACTGTTCTTCTCTGCAGTCTTCATTGCTGCGGGCCTTTTTGCCTTTGTCCTACGCCGACGGCGCAAGAAGCTACCTTTCCGGAACAAGCAGAGGCAGGAGGCCCTTGACTTAACAGGCATCCAAGTGCAATGCCACCATCTATTTGAGGagggaggaggtggaggaagTGTGGGAATTAGTGCTTCCCCAGAGAAGGCACCCCCAGTTGGCCATGTCTATGATTACATCCCACACCCAGTGACCCAGATGTGCAACAATCCCATTTACAAGCCACGCGAAGAGGATGAAGTGGTAGCAGAGGAGCCTGGGCAAGCCGGGGACATGCTTCTGGGAGGCGGAGGTGGCAGCTGTGCAGGGGAACAATTTGCTGACCCTGCCAAGGACAGCGGGAGCAGTAGCTGCTATAGGACCTTgctggagaaagagaaggagtggAGGTTGGCTGTGTCCAGTTCACAACTTAACACCATAGTGACCACCAACCATCACCCCCACCCTCACCCCCATCCCCACCCACCTGGAGGGGGAATTGGTGGAGGGTTGCCTCTCATGGGGGAATTAGCGCTGGTGCCACCTGTCTTCCATCATGAGAAGAATGGTGGGGTGGTGCTGTTTCCTCCTAGTGGTGCCGTTCTAGACAGCAGGGAGAGGCCACCCTTAGCCCCTCCGTGCACAGTGGGCTTTGTGGACTGCCTCTACGGCACAGTGCCCAAATTAAAGGAACTGCACGTCCATCCCCCTGGCATGCAATACCCAGACCTGCAGCAGGACGCCAGGCTGAAAGAAACCCTGCTCTTCTCGGCTG ATGATGGACATGAGGTTGAAAGGGGAACAAGCTGA
- the slitrk3 gene encoding SLIT and NTRK-like protein 3 isoform X5 yields MKSPTTDPPRKRRMLWIILLSTIAVAWTTPIPLIEDSEEIEEPCFDPCYCEVKESLFHIHCDNKGFINISQITESWSRPFKLYLQRNSMRRLYTNSFLHLNNAVSINLGNNALQDIQIGAFNGLKILKRLYLHENKLDIFRNDTFLGLESLEYLQADYNVIKRIESGAFRNLSKLRVLILNDNLIPMLPTNLFKSVSLTHLDLRGNRLKVLSYRGMLDHIGRSLMEIQLEENPWNCTCEIVQLKSWLERIPYTALVGDITCETPFHFHGKDLREIKRNKLCPMLSDSELVSIGVPQLPSSKENAWPTKPSSMLSSFHFTASSVEYKTSIKQPKPTKQPRAHKPPPTPRGLYPGPNQAPVAAYQTRPPIPIICPTGCSCNLHINDLGLTVNCKERGFHNISELLPRPVNAKKLYLSGNLIQKIYRSDFWNFSSLDLLHLGNNRISYVQDGAFINLPNLKSLYLNGNDIEKLTPGMFRGLQSLHYLYFEYNQIREIQPAAFSLMPNLKLLFLNDNLLRTLPTDAFAGTSLARLNLRNNKFRYLPVAGVLEHLNAIVQIDLKLNPWDCTCDLVPLKQWIETISSVIVVGDVLCASPENLTNRDIRSVELEMLCPEMLHAAAASPAPPALGHPSPTSPSPYELPPDGGGPVPLSVLILSLLVLFFSAVFIAAGLFAFVLRRRRKKLPFRNKQRQEALDLTGIQVQCHHLFEEGGGGGSVGISASPEKAPPVGHVYDYIPHPVTQMCNNPIYKPREEDEVVAEEPGQAGDMLLGGGGGSCAGEQFADPAKDSGSSSCYRTLLEKEKEWRLAVSSSQLNTIVTTNHHPHPHPHPHPPGGGIGGGLPLMGELALVPPVFHHEKNGGVVLFPPSGAVLDSRERPPLAPPCTVGFVDCLYGTVPKLKELHVHPPGMQYPDLQQDARLKETLLFSAEASF; encoded by the exons ATGAAGTCTCCAACAACCGATCCACCCCGTAAAAGAAGGATGCTGTGGATTATTCTTCTAAGCACAATTGCTGTAGCATGGACTACCCCTATTCCCTTGATAGAAGACTCGGAGGAAATTGAGGAACCTTGCTTTGATCCCTGTTACTGTGAAGTCAAAGAAAGCCTTTTTCATATACACTGCGACAACAAGGGATTTATAAATATTAGTCAGATAACGGAGTCGTGGTCAAGACCTTTCAAACTTTACCTGCAGAGAAACTCTATGAGGAGATTATATACCAACAGTTTTCTCCATTTGAACAATGCTGTTTCTATTAACCTTGGGAACAATGCATTACAAGACATTCAGATAGGAGCCTTTAATGGGCTCAAAATTCTGAAAAGATTGTACCTGCATGAGAACAAATTAGACATTTTCAGAAACGATACTTTCCTGGGATTGGAAAGTCTGGAATATCTGCAGGCAGATTATAATGTCATTAAGCGGATTGAAAGTGGGGCATTTCGAAATCTCAGCAAACTTCGGGTCCTTATCTTAAATGACAACCTTATTCCCATGCTGCCCACCAATTTATTTAAATCTGTGTCTTTAACTCACTTGGACTTGCGTGGAAACAGATTGAAAGTGCTTTCCTACCGAGGAATGCTGGACCATATTGGCAGGAGCTTGATGGAAATCCAGTTGGAAGAGAATCCTTGGAACTGTACTTGTGAAATTGTTCAGCTAAAAAGCTGGCTTGAGCGCATCCCTTATACTGCCCTTGTGGGAGACATAACCTGTGAGACTCCTTTCCACTTCCATGGTAAGGACCTGagagaaattaaaagaaataaactGTGCCCTATGCTATCTGACTCAGAACTGGTCAGCATTGGTGTTCCTCAGCTGCCATCGAGCAAGGAGAATGCATGGCCTACTAAGCCTTCTTCCATGTTGTCCTCCTTCCACTTCACTGCTTCCTCTGTTGAATACAAAACTTCTATTAAACAGCCCAAACCTACAAAACAGCCCAGGGCACACAAGCCACCCCCTACACCTCGAGGCCTGTACCCTGGGCCCAACCAAGCTCCTGTTGCTGCGTATCAGACTAGGCCTCCTATCCCCATCATATGCCCTACTGGCTGCTCCTGCAATTTGCACATCAATGATTTGGGTCTAACTGTTAACTGCAAGGAAAGAGGGTTCCACAATATTTCTGAGCTCCTTCCCAGACCTGTCAATGCCAAGAAATTGTACCTGAGTGGAAATTTGATACAGAAAATTTACCGTTCAGATTTCTggaatttttcttccttggatCTCCTGCATCTTGGGAACAATCGAATCTCCTATGTGCAGGATGGGGCTTTTATTAATCTGCCCAATTTAAAGAGTCTGTACTTAAATGGCAATGACATCGAGAAGCTGACTCCAGGCATGTTTAGAGGTTTGCAGAGCTTGCATTACCTGTACTTCGAGTACAATCAGATCAGGGAGATCCAGCCTGCCGCCTTCAGTCTCATGCCCAACCTGAAGCTGCTCTTTCTCAATGACAATCTTCTGAGGACCCTGCCTACTGATGCCTTTGCTGGCACCTCCTTGGCCAGGCTCAACCTGAGGAACAACAAATTCCGGTACTTGCCTGTGGCTGGTGTGCTGGAACACCTCAATGCCATTGTACAGATTGACCTGAAGCTCAACCCTTGGGATTGCACATGTGACCTAGTGCCTCTCAAGCAATGGATTGAGACCATCAGCTCTGTCATTGTTGTGGGGGATGTTCTTTGTGCCAGCCCAGAGAACCTCACCAACAGAGATATACGCTCTGTGGAGCTGGAGATGTTGTGCCCAGAGATGTTGCATGCTGCCGCTGCCTCACCAGCCCCTCCAGCGTTGGGCCACCCCAGCCCCACAAGTCCCTCACCTTATGAGCTCCCTCCAGATGGAGGAGGTCCGGTCCCTCTCTCTGTGCTCATTCTTAGTCTACTCGTACTGTTCTTCTCTGCAGTCTTCATTGCTGCGGGCCTTTTTGCCTTTGTCCTACGCCGACGGCGCAAGAAGCTACCTTTCCGGAACAAGCAGAGGCAGGAGGCCCTTGACTTAACAGGCATCCAAGTGCAATGCCACCATCTATTTGAGGagggaggaggtggaggaagTGTGGGAATTAGTGCTTCCCCAGAGAAGGCACCCCCAGTTGGCCATGTCTATGATTACATCCCACACCCAGTGACCCAGATGTGCAACAATCCCATTTACAAGCCACGCGAAGAGGATGAAGTGGTAGCAGAGGAGCCTGGGCAAGCCGGGGACATGCTTCTGGGAGGCGGAGGTGGCAGCTGTGCAGGGGAACAATTTGCTGACCCTGCCAAGGACAGCGGGAGCAGTAGCTGCTATAGGACCTTgctggagaaagagaaggagtggAGGTTGGCTGTGTCCAGTTCACAACTTAACACCATAGTGACCACCAACCATCACCCCCACCCTCACCCCCATCCCCACCCACCTGGAGGGGGAATTGGTGGAGGGTTGCCTCTCATGGGGGAATTAGCGCTGGTGCCACCTGTCTTCCATCATGAGAAGAATGGTGGGGTGGTGCTGTTTCCTCCTAGTGGTGCCGTTCTAGACAGCAGGGAGAGGCCACCCTTAGCCCCTCCGTGCACAGTGGGCTTTGTGGACTGCCTCTACGGCACAGTGCCCAAATTAAAGGAACTGCACGTCCATCCCCCTGGCATGCAATACCCAGACCTGCAGCAGGACGCCAGGCTGAAAGAAACCCTGCTCTTCTCGGCTG AAGCCtctttttga
- the slitrk3 gene encoding SLIT and NTRK-like protein 3 isoform X2: MKSPTTDPPRKRRMLWIILLSTIAVAWTTPIPLIEDSEEIEEPCFDPCYCEVKESLFHIHCDNKGFINISQITESWSRPFKLYLQRNSMRRLYTNSFLHLNNAVSINLGNNALQDIQIGAFNGLKILKRLYLHENKLDIFRNDTFLGLESLEYLQADYNVIKRIESGAFRNLSKLRVLILNDNLIPMLPTNLFKSVSLTHLDLRGNRLKVLSYRGMLDHIGRSLMEIQLEENPWNCTCEIVQLKSWLERIPYTALVGDITCETPFHFHGKDLREIKRNKLCPMLSDSELVSIGVPQLPSSKENAWPTKPSSMLSSFHFTASSVEYKTSIKQPKPTKQPRAHKPPPTPRGLYPGPNQAPVAAYQTRPPIPIICPTGCSCNLHINDLGLTVNCKERGFHNISELLPRPVNAKKLYLSGNLIQKIYRSDFWNFSSLDLLHLGNNRISYVQDGAFINLPNLKSLYLNGNDIEKLTPGMFRGLQSLHYLYFEYNQIREIQPAAFSLMPNLKLLFLNDNLLRTLPTDAFAGTSLARLNLRNNKFRYLPVAGVLEHLNAIVQIDLKLNPWDCTCDLVPLKQWIETISSVIVVGDVLCASPENLTNRDIRSVELEMLCPEMLHAAAASPAPPALGHPSPTSPSPYELPPDGGGPVPLSVLILSLLVLFFSAVFIAAGLFAFVLRRRRKKLPFRNKQRQEALDLTGIQVQCHHLFEEGGGGGSVGISASPEKAPPVGHVYDYIPHPVTQMCNNPIYKPREEDEVVAEEPGQAGDMLLGGGGGSCAGEQFADPAKDSGSSSCYRTLLEKEKEWRLAVSSSQLNTIVTTNHHPHPHPHPHPPGGGIGGGLPLMGELALVPPVFHHEKNGGVVLFPPSGAVLDSRERPPLAPPCTVGFVDCLYGTVPKLKELHVHPPGMQYPDLQQDARLKETLLFSAAILQAFPHPTYQDHWIYERLNLEPSACKACRLLKT, translated from the exons ATGAAGTCTCCAACAACCGATCCACCCCGTAAAAGAAGGATGCTGTGGATTATTCTTCTAAGCACAATTGCTGTAGCATGGACTACCCCTATTCCCTTGATAGAAGACTCGGAGGAAATTGAGGAACCTTGCTTTGATCCCTGTTACTGTGAAGTCAAAGAAAGCCTTTTTCATATACACTGCGACAACAAGGGATTTATAAATATTAGTCAGATAACGGAGTCGTGGTCAAGACCTTTCAAACTTTACCTGCAGAGAAACTCTATGAGGAGATTATATACCAACAGTTTTCTCCATTTGAACAATGCTGTTTCTATTAACCTTGGGAACAATGCATTACAAGACATTCAGATAGGAGCCTTTAATGGGCTCAAAATTCTGAAAAGATTGTACCTGCATGAGAACAAATTAGACATTTTCAGAAACGATACTTTCCTGGGATTGGAAAGTCTGGAATATCTGCAGGCAGATTATAATGTCATTAAGCGGATTGAAAGTGGGGCATTTCGAAATCTCAGCAAACTTCGGGTCCTTATCTTAAATGACAACCTTATTCCCATGCTGCCCACCAATTTATTTAAATCTGTGTCTTTAACTCACTTGGACTTGCGTGGAAACAGATTGAAAGTGCTTTCCTACCGAGGAATGCTGGACCATATTGGCAGGAGCTTGATGGAAATCCAGTTGGAAGAGAATCCTTGGAACTGTACTTGTGAAATTGTTCAGCTAAAAAGCTGGCTTGAGCGCATCCCTTATACTGCCCTTGTGGGAGACATAACCTGTGAGACTCCTTTCCACTTCCATGGTAAGGACCTGagagaaattaaaagaaataaactGTGCCCTATGCTATCTGACTCAGAACTGGTCAGCATTGGTGTTCCTCAGCTGCCATCGAGCAAGGAGAATGCATGGCCTACTAAGCCTTCTTCCATGTTGTCCTCCTTCCACTTCACTGCTTCCTCTGTTGAATACAAAACTTCTATTAAACAGCCCAAACCTACAAAACAGCCCAGGGCACACAAGCCACCCCCTACACCTCGAGGCCTGTACCCTGGGCCCAACCAAGCTCCTGTTGCTGCGTATCAGACTAGGCCTCCTATCCCCATCATATGCCCTACTGGCTGCTCCTGCAATTTGCACATCAATGATTTGGGTCTAACTGTTAACTGCAAGGAAAGAGGGTTCCACAATATTTCTGAGCTCCTTCCCAGACCTGTCAATGCCAAGAAATTGTACCTGAGTGGAAATTTGATACAGAAAATTTACCGTTCAGATTTCTggaatttttcttccttggatCTCCTGCATCTTGGGAACAATCGAATCTCCTATGTGCAGGATGGGGCTTTTATTAATCTGCCCAATTTAAAGAGTCTGTACTTAAATGGCAATGACATCGAGAAGCTGACTCCAGGCATGTTTAGAGGTTTGCAGAGCTTGCATTACCTGTACTTCGAGTACAATCAGATCAGGGAGATCCAGCCTGCCGCCTTCAGTCTCATGCCCAACCTGAAGCTGCTCTTTCTCAATGACAATCTTCTGAGGACCCTGCCTACTGATGCCTTTGCTGGCACCTCCTTGGCCAGGCTCAACCTGAGGAACAACAAATTCCGGTACTTGCCTGTGGCTGGTGTGCTGGAACACCTCAATGCCATTGTACAGATTGACCTGAAGCTCAACCCTTGGGATTGCACATGTGACCTAGTGCCTCTCAAGCAATGGATTGAGACCATCAGCTCTGTCATTGTTGTGGGGGATGTTCTTTGTGCCAGCCCAGAGAACCTCACCAACAGAGATATACGCTCTGTGGAGCTGGAGATGTTGTGCCCAGAGATGTTGCATGCTGCCGCTGCCTCACCAGCCCCTCCAGCGTTGGGCCACCCCAGCCCCACAAGTCCCTCACCTTATGAGCTCCCTCCAGATGGAGGAGGTCCGGTCCCTCTCTCTGTGCTCATTCTTAGTCTACTCGTACTGTTCTTCTCTGCAGTCTTCATTGCTGCGGGCCTTTTTGCCTTTGTCCTACGCCGACGGCGCAAGAAGCTACCTTTCCGGAACAAGCAGAGGCAGGAGGCCCTTGACTTAACAGGCATCCAAGTGCAATGCCACCATCTATTTGAGGagggaggaggtggaggaagTGTGGGAATTAGTGCTTCCCCAGAGAAGGCACCCCCAGTTGGCCATGTCTATGATTACATCCCACACCCAGTGACCCAGATGTGCAACAATCCCATTTACAAGCCACGCGAAGAGGATGAAGTGGTAGCAGAGGAGCCTGGGCAAGCCGGGGACATGCTTCTGGGAGGCGGAGGTGGCAGCTGTGCAGGGGAACAATTTGCTGACCCTGCCAAGGACAGCGGGAGCAGTAGCTGCTATAGGACCTTgctggagaaagagaaggagtggAGGTTGGCTGTGTCCAGTTCACAACTTAACACCATAGTGACCACCAACCATCACCCCCACCCTCACCCCCATCCCCACCCACCTGGAGGGGGAATTGGTGGAGGGTTGCCTCTCATGGGGGAATTAGCGCTGGTGCCACCTGTCTTCCATCATGAGAAGAATGGTGGGGTGGTGCTGTTTCCTCCTAGTGGTGCCGTTCTAGACAGCAGGGAGAGGCCACCCTTAGCCCCTCCGTGCACAGTGGGCTTTGTGGACTGCCTCTACGGCACAGTGCCCAAATTAAAGGAACTGCACGTCCATCCCCCTGGCATGCAATACCCAGACCTGCAGCAGGACGCCAGGCTGAAAGAAACCCTGCTCTTCTCGGCTG CCATTCTCCAGGCTTTCCCCCACCCTACATATCAAGATCACTGGATTTATGAGagattgaacctggaaccttctgcatgcaaagcatgtaGATTACTGAAGACCTAG